The Candidatus Kapaibacterium sp. genome has a segment encoding these proteins:
- the miaA gene encoding tRNA (adenosine(37)-N6)-dimethylallyltransferase MiaA, producing MTEIKSIAIPVIIGPTASGKTNIALELAKIAPIEIVSADSRQIYKYMSIGTAKPTKEELSLVKHHLIDFLFPNLAYSAGKFAEDALIAINDIISRDKIPVIVGGTGFYIKAFFDGLSDEPVSESRDLIRENLNNMLKDKGREHLYQLLKQIDPVSAEKNRDMNPQRIVRAIEFYYSFGIKFSESPESEKKHNFLPKYFGLFPERDYLYQKINLRVDKMIESGLVDEVKYLLSLGFDLKFNSMNTVGYKEIINYIDGQSTLERAIELIKQNTRRYAKRQFTWFNKIEGVIDITNDIERLKNEFNLL from the coding sequence ATGACCGAAATTAAGTCTATAGCAATCCCTGTCATCATTGGTCCTACAGCCTCAGGCAAAACTAATATAGCCCTCGAACTTGCAAAAATTGCACCAATAGAAATTGTGTCTGCAGATTCGAGGCAGATTTATAAATATATGTCTATTGGGACTGCTAAACCGACAAAAGAAGAATTGTCGCTCGTCAAACACCATTTGATTGATTTTCTTTTCCCAAACCTTGCATATAGTGCCGGAAAATTTGCTGAAGATGCACTCATAGCTATCAATGATATTATCAGTCGTGATAAAATACCGGTGATTGTCGGCGGCACAGGATTTTACATCAAAGCATTTTTCGATGGACTATCTGACGAACCTGTTAGCGAGTCTCGAGATTTGATAAGAGAAAATCTGAATAACATGCTCAAAGACAAAGGCAGAGAGCATCTTTATCAATTGCTTAAACAAATTGACCCCGTTTCGGCTGAGAAAAACCGCGATATGAATCCGCAGCGAATTGTCAGAGCTATTGAATTTTATTATTCGTTTGGAATTAAATTTTCCGAATCACCCGAATCGGAGAAGAAACATAATTTCCTTCCTAAATATTTCGGATTGTTCCCCGAAAGAGATTACTTATACCAAAAAATCAACTTACGAGTGGATAAAATGATTGAGAGCGGACTTGTAGATGAAGTGAAATATCTGCTGTCACTCGGTTTCGACCTCAAATTCAATTCGATGAATACAGTTGGTTACAAAGAAATCATCAATTATATAGACGGGCAATCAACACTTGAGCGAGCTATTGAACTGATTAAGCAAAATACAAGACGTTATGCCAAGCGCCAATTTACTTGGTTTAACAAAATTGAGGGTGTAATTGATATTACAAATGACATTGAACGCTTAAAAAATGAATTTAATCTTTTGTAA